A genome region from Nitrospira sp. includes the following:
- a CDS encoding DEAD/DEAH box helicase, whose amino-acid sequence MQTTAFTSFDSLGVSPTLLRNLIKAGFAEPTAIQAQAIPHALAGRDVLGCAQTGTGKTAAFVIPMLERLSGTPKGQPRALILAPTRELAIQIQATIDTLGRDLQLFATTVVGGADMQAQVRGLRQRPDIIVATPGRLLDHMWNGTISLLAMSILVLDEADRMLDMGFAQQINQILDAMPEERQTLLFSATMPNDLARLAQASVKDPVRVMVTKSATTADGVTQAVHHTTHDRKNGLLMSLLQSESDTVLVFARTKHRADRLGNLLDSAGHRVAVLHGGRTLPQRRAALEGFRRGTYRVLVATDIAARGIDVANIAHVINYDVPNCPEDYVHRIGRTARMRTTGRATTFVTAEDQEQLRAIERLLGQAVPRAEGSPASASASPRPDGHTPRSDPERRRRRGSSSQVWSQSADGGSREANGGIKNGSDLGPNS is encoded by the coding sequence GTGCAGACGACTGCGTTTACGAGTTTTGACTCCCTTGGTGTGTCTCCTACCCTGTTGCGAAATCTGATCAAGGCTGGTTTTGCTGAACCGACGGCGATCCAGGCCCAAGCCATACCGCATGCGCTGGCCGGCCGGGATGTATTGGGATGCGCGCAGACCGGAACGGGAAAGACCGCGGCCTTTGTCATTCCGATGTTGGAGCGGCTGAGCGGCACGCCCAAAGGGCAGCCTCGCGCGCTGATCTTGGCGCCGACGCGCGAGCTGGCGATACAGATTCAAGCGACGATCGATACCCTGGGGCGCGATCTGCAATTGTTTGCCACCACGGTGGTCGGCGGGGCCGATATGCAGGCTCAGGTCAGGGGATTGCGACAACGCCCCGACATTATCGTGGCGACACCGGGGCGGTTACTCGACCACATGTGGAACGGAACGATCAGTTTGCTCGCGATGTCCATCCTGGTCCTCGATGAGGCTGATCGAATGTTGGATATGGGATTCGCTCAGCAGATCAATCAGATTCTGGATGCCATGCCGGAAGAACGGCAGACATTGCTATTTTCCGCAACAATGCCGAACGATCTCGCCAGATTGGCGCAGGCCAGCGTGAAGGATCCGGTGCGGGTCATGGTCACGAAATCGGCAACGACCGCCGACGGCGTGACTCAAGCCGTGCATCACACCACACATGACCGTAAGAACGGACTGTTGATGTCGTTGCTCCAGTCCGAGTCCGATACCGTGCTGGTGTTTGCCCGAACGAAACATCGTGCTGATCGACTGGGCAATTTGCTCGATTCGGCTGGTCACCGCGTGGCGGTACTTCATGGCGGAAGAACCCTCCCGCAACGCCGCGCGGCGTTGGAAGGGTTCCGACGAGGCACCTATCGGGTGTTGGTGGCAACAGATATTGCCGCGCGCGGCATTGATGTGGCAAATATTGCCCACGTGATTAATTACGATGTGCCGAATTGTCCGGAGGACTATGTGCACCGGATTGGGCGGACCGCCCGGATGAGAACGACCGGCCGCGCCACCACATTTGTGACGGCGGAGGACCAGGAGCAACTGCGGGCTATCGAGCGGTTGCTCGGACAGGCGGTGCCACGGGCTGAAGGGAGTCCTGCCTCAGCGAGTGCTTCTCCACGACCGGATGGCCACACGCCACGGAGCGACCCGGAGCGTCGACGGCGGCGTGGTAGCTCGTCCCAGGTATGGAGTCAGAGCGCCGACGGAGGTTCTCGGGAAGCCAATGGGGGAATCAAGAACGGGAGTGATCTTGGGCCGAACTCTTAA
- a CDS encoding thiamine pyrophosphate-dependent enzyme — protein MSKERIKISPDLYDIMPSDYQDLVSSATYGKEDRGWKDIGTSKELIEQHSLCAGCPESMAFRYILASLPNPEDTVMVGSTGCTSLVFPMVAVHNIHSLFGNQNAIASGLKRALSVRFPDRVKDVVVLAGDGATVDIGLDMTLQAWFRQEKFTTICFDNELYANTGGQESGLMQKGFVAKMAPVGKLFDKVRLPEIARESGCHYVVNCTVSKPSLVEKVVRNAVLIAREIGPTYLQLYTPCILEIGKNSMEGLQEMRDSEKPTERFAFKEYISEPAKQLLAERDAKVKEKKAAAKQLVS, from the coding sequence ATGAGCAAAGAACGCATCAAGATTTCGCCGGACCTGTATGACATCATGCCGTCGGATTATCAGGACCTGGTCAGCAGCGCCACGTACGGCAAGGAAGACCGCGGGTGGAAGGACATCGGCACGTCCAAGGAACTGATCGAGCAGCATTCACTGTGTGCCGGATGTCCGGAATCCATGGCGTTTCGATATATTTTGGCGTCGCTCCCCAACCCCGAAGACACGGTCATGGTCGGCTCGACTGGCTGTACGAGTCTCGTGTTTCCAATGGTGGCCGTCCACAATATCCATTCCCTGTTCGGGAACCAGAATGCCATTGCTTCGGGGCTCAAGCGGGCCTTGAGTGTGCGCTTTCCGGATCGCGTGAAGGATGTGGTCGTGTTGGCGGGAGATGGCGCAACGGTGGACATCGGTCTGGACATGACCCTGCAGGCCTGGTTCAGGCAAGAAAAGTTCACGACCATTTGCTTTGATAACGAGCTCTACGCCAATACCGGCGGGCAGGAGAGCGGTCTTATGCAGAAGGGGTTCGTTGCCAAAATGGCGCCGGTCGGAAAACTGTTCGATAAAGTGCGTTTGCCTGAAATCGCCCGGGAGTCCGGCTGCCACTACGTCGTCAATTGCACAGTGAGCAAGCCGTCGCTGGTGGAGAAGGTCGTCCGCAACGCGGTGCTGATCGCGCGGGAAATCGGGCCGACCTATTTACAGCTCTATACGCCCTGCATTCTGGAGATCGGCAAGAACAGCATGGAGGGGCTGCAGGAAATGCGGGATTCCGAGAAGCCCACGGAACGGTTTGCCTTCAAGGAGTATATCAGCGAGCCGGCAAAACAGCTCCTGGCGGAGCGTGATGCCAAGGTCAAAGAAAAGAAAGCCGCTGCAAAACAACTGGTGTCGTAA
- a CDS encoding glycosyltransferase family 2 protein, whose product MFLPGPELSIIVPTFNERDNIVRLVDLLEQCLGGMQWELIVVDDDSPDRTAEVVRNLACADHRVRCLQRIGRRGLSSACIEGMLSSSAPFVAVMDGDLQHDERILPEMLRWLKQDGYDVVIGSRYVAGGSLGDWNRLRVLTSKWATRVSRSLVPAELTDPMSGFFALRREVFEQLVRHTSGLGFKLLLDFFASSPRPLRFKEVPYEFRTRQFGESKVDSQVVWDYFMLLLDKSIGRFVPVRLVTFALVGGSGVGIHFAMLLLVYRWLAWPFVWGQGIATLVAMTTNFILNNVITYRDQRLRGWQWVRGWLTFVLVCSLGAVGNVGVASYLFTQNFNWGVSALVGILVGTVWNYAATSSITWKAKSR is encoded by the coding sequence GTGTTTCTCCCCGGGCCTGAATTATCTATCATCGTCCCCACCTTCAATGAGCGGGATAATATTGTCCGTCTTGTAGACCTGCTTGAACAATGTCTTGGTGGGATGCAGTGGGAGCTGATTGTCGTTGACGATGATTCTCCGGATCGGACGGCCGAGGTTGTCCGTAATCTGGCTTGCGCCGATCATCGGGTGCGCTGTCTTCAGCGAATCGGGCGTCGAGGGTTATCGTCCGCCTGTATTGAGGGCATGCTTTCCAGCTCTGCGCCGTTCGTCGCGGTCATGGACGGGGATCTTCAGCATGACGAGCGAATCCTCCCCGAAATGCTTCGGTGGCTGAAGCAAGATGGCTACGACGTGGTAATCGGAAGCCGATACGTGGCCGGCGGCAGCCTGGGTGACTGGAATCGTCTTCGGGTATTGACCAGCAAATGGGCCACACGCGTCAGTCGTTCCCTGGTGCCGGCAGAGTTGACGGATCCGATGAGCGGGTTTTTTGCGTTGCGCCGCGAGGTGTTCGAACAGCTTGTGCGGCACACGTCCGGTCTTGGGTTCAAACTGCTGCTGGATTTCTTTGCGTCGTCTCCCCGCCCCTTGAGGTTCAAGGAGGTCCCCTATGAATTCCGAACGCGGCAGTTCGGCGAAAGCAAAGTCGATAGCCAGGTCGTGTGGGACTATTTCATGCTGCTCCTGGACAAGTCTATCGGGCGCTTCGTGCCGGTGAGGCTGGTGACTTTTGCGTTGGTCGGCGGTTCGGGCGTGGGTATCCACTTCGCCATGTTGCTGCTCGTCTATCGATGGTTGGCATGGCCGTTTGTCTGGGGACAGGGCATTGCAACATTGGTCGCCATGACGACCAATTTCATTTTGAACAATGTCATCACCTACCGAGACCAGCGGTTACGCGGGTGGCAGTGGGTACGGGGCTGGCTGACGTTTGTACTGGTCTGTAGTCTGGGCGCGGTCGGAAATGTCGGTGTGGCGTCCTATCTCTTCACCCAGAATTTCAACTGGGGGGTATCCGCACTCGTGGGGATTCTCGTCGGAACGGTGTGGAATTATGCGGCCACGTCGTCCATCACCTGGAAAGCAAAATCCCGGTAA
- a CDS encoding alginate export family protein has protein sequence MLRSTLTRTFLLLCILLVESTSAIVASSLVWAESDRVGYGPASPDLSSSPMRLRIDTTETLSSLIGSAFDLQHFWMRADLRVRPEWRNGVCFGGGPPIAGACNSLDQFGSGTRAHGGGNASDFFIQQWARIGLGYDPSPNLNFYVELQDSATWGGSGDPTGRSQGGDASTHNCGSQQAGQCRLGIRAGYMLVRNLAGIEGLSAKIGRQYVVFGNQRLFGHFDWANTGYSHDGVMLSYATADFDTKLGWFRNSETDLGQASPGGSLTPNLLTCSPEINSLATCNPALSQHATDAGSDVDMVVFYNQLRIIPRVIVEPYYVLYSNRLPERANPGQYLAKSASQLRHMVGLRLEFRHGNWDFTHEAAYQFGRSADGFGFDNQRNLQINAWASGTWLGYTWYTHHWKPRIAIGFDYASGDGDSNCVTPGGNLARSCGGNANTFENFFPTNFLHVGYMLNGAWRNSVQAQMNIQARPTTRDHVELWALRKYLASARDNWYRGSQGPLMFSGADNQTTHIGDELDIAWSHMFADGKVSLAAIYGHFFSGPYIKHQLGTAADQDWGIVQLWTNF, from the coding sequence ATGTTACGATCTACGCTCACGAGAACCTTCCTCCTGCTGTGCATCCTGCTGGTTGAGAGCACCAGCGCAATCGTTGCCTCATCCCTGGTGTGGGCGGAGAGCGACCGCGTCGGATATGGACCTGCCTCCCCAGACTTGTCGTCATCACCCATGCGCCTGAGGATCGACACGACAGAGACACTCTCGTCGCTCATCGGATCGGCCTTCGACCTCCAGCATTTCTGGATGCGCGCCGACCTCCGCGTGAGACCCGAATGGCGCAACGGGGTCTGTTTCGGAGGCGGCCCTCCAATCGCCGGCGCCTGCAACAGCCTCGATCAGTTCGGGTCCGGCACTCGAGCCCATGGCGGTGGCAATGCCAGCGATTTCTTCATCCAGCAGTGGGCACGCATCGGCCTGGGCTATGATCCTTCCCCCAACCTCAATTTTTATGTCGAGCTACAGGACTCCGCGACATGGGGAGGGAGCGGCGATCCCACCGGAAGGAGTCAGGGAGGGGACGCAAGCACTCATAACTGCGGGAGCCAGCAAGCAGGACAATGCCGCTTAGGCATTCGCGCCGGATATATGCTGGTCAGAAACCTCGCCGGCATCGAGGGGTTGAGCGCCAAGATCGGCCGACAATATGTTGTCTTCGGCAACCAACGACTCTTCGGCCATTTCGATTGGGCCAATACCGGCTATTCGCACGACGGCGTCATGCTGAGTTATGCCACCGCCGATTTCGATACGAAGCTGGGCTGGTTTCGGAATTCCGAAACAGACTTGGGGCAAGCGAGCCCGGGTGGAAGCCTTACGCCAAACCTCTTGACGTGCAGCCCGGAGATCAATTCCTTGGCCACCTGCAATCCGGCGCTTTCGCAACATGCGACCGATGCGGGCAGCGACGTAGACATGGTGGTGTTTTACAATCAGCTCCGCATCATCCCCCGCGTGATCGTAGAGCCCTACTATGTCCTGTACTCGAACCGCCTCCCGGAGCGAGCCAATCCCGGTCAATACCTGGCCAAATCGGCCTCTCAGTTACGGCACATGGTCGGCCTCCGCCTGGAGTTCCGCCACGGCAATTGGGACTTTACCCATGAAGCCGCCTATCAGTTCGGCCGCAGTGCCGATGGATTCGGTTTCGATAACCAACGTAATCTGCAGATCAATGCCTGGGCCTCCGGAACGTGGCTCGGCTATACGTGGTACACCCATCATTGGAAGCCCCGGATCGCCATCGGATTCGACTACGCCTCCGGAGACGGCGACAGCAACTGTGTCACCCCCGGCGGCAACCTCGCACGCAGTTGCGGCGGCAATGCCAACACATTCGAGAATTTTTTCCCGACCAATTTCCTGCACGTCGGGTACATGCTCAACGGCGCCTGGCGCAACAGCGTTCAGGCGCAGATGAATATCCAGGCTCGACCGACCACTCGTGACCATGTCGAACTCTGGGCGTTGCGTAAGTACTTGGCAAGCGCCCGCGACAATTGGTACCGTGGATCACAAGGACCGTTGATGTTCTCCGGGGCCGACAACCAGACCACTCACATCGGCGATGAACTCGACATCGCATGGAGCCATATGTTTGCAGATGGAAAGGTCTCGCTGGCAGCCATCTACGGGCACTTCTTCTCGGGCCCCTACATCAAACACCAACTCGGTACCGCTGCGGACCAGGACTGGGGCATTGTGCAACTCTGGACGAATTTTTAG
- a CDS encoding sigma 54-interacting transcriptional regulator — MQRATLNFETLLEVTNALNSQRDIESLWRVIADQIQKVIPWDRAGITLYESQTDSFRFYAVITNMATPALAHDSVIPREGSAVGWVYDNRRLHIREDLQKEQVFMEDRYYVQEGLGRMINLPLLVRDHCLGTLNIGSVQAGHLDQNDCKFLQQVATQIAYAIDHVLAYEQIKQLSERLRRENEYLAEEVKASRNLRLVVGTAPSFRKVVDLLKAVAPTDTTVLLLGETGTGKEVLAQALHDMSLRSHKPFIRVNCAALPSGLIESELFGHERGAFTGAQLRRAGRFELAHTGTLFLDEIGEMPMETQAKLLRVLQDGIVDRIGGTQPVAVDVRLVTATNADLQAAVRQGTFRADLFYRLHIFPIALPPLRDRREDIPLLAQHFLAQIGSKLKRTHLAFEPQSMARLLTYNWPGNVRELQNVIERAVILSGSSQVTVDEMLLPVAQATHSPSSHQPVSLGDMERHHIIEVLERTKWRIYGEQGAAHLLGLNPETLRSRLRKLGLRRPVAILPEPSTHP; from the coding sequence ATGCAACGCGCCACACTGAATTTTGAAACGCTGTTGGAAGTGACCAACGCCCTCAACTCGCAACGGGACATCGAGAGCCTCTGGCGCGTCATTGCCGACCAAATCCAAAAGGTGATCCCTTGGGATAGGGCCGGGATCACGCTCTACGAATCACAGACCGACTCCTTTCGCTTTTATGCCGTCATCACCAACATGGCGACTCCTGCCCTGGCGCACGATAGCGTGATTCCACGCGAAGGCAGCGCAGTCGGCTGGGTCTATGACAACCGTCGCCTGCATATCAGGGAAGATCTCCAAAAAGAACAAGTTTTTATGGAGGATCGCTACTATGTTCAGGAAGGGTTGGGCCGCATGATCAACCTGCCCTTGCTCGTCCGGGATCATTGTCTCGGGACATTGAACATCGGCAGCGTGCAAGCCGGGCACCTGGACCAGAACGATTGTAAATTCCTCCAGCAAGTCGCCACGCAAATCGCATACGCCATCGACCATGTGTTGGCCTACGAGCAGATCAAGCAACTGAGCGAGCGGCTCCGCCGAGAGAATGAATACCTCGCAGAGGAGGTCAAAGCCAGTCGGAATCTCCGCCTGGTCGTGGGAACCGCTCCATCCTTCCGGAAGGTCGTCGATCTTCTGAAGGCGGTCGCCCCGACAGATACGACGGTGCTCCTCCTTGGAGAAACCGGAACCGGGAAAGAAGTACTGGCTCAGGCTCTTCATGATATGAGCCTCCGCAGTCACAAGCCTTTTATTCGCGTCAACTGTGCGGCGCTGCCGTCGGGACTCATTGAGAGTGAGTTGTTTGGTCATGAGCGGGGCGCATTTACCGGAGCGCAACTACGACGAGCCGGACGATTTGAACTGGCCCACACCGGCACATTGTTCTTGGACGAGATCGGTGAAATGCCGATGGAAACCCAAGCGAAGCTGCTGCGGGTTCTGCAGGACGGCATAGTCGATCGCATCGGGGGAACCCAACCCGTCGCAGTAGACGTCCGACTGGTCACCGCCACCAACGCCGACCTTCAGGCCGCCGTTCGCCAGGGAACCTTTCGCGCGGATCTGTTCTACCGTCTTCATATTTTCCCCATCGCCTTGCCGCCCTTACGGGATCGGCGGGAAGACATCCCCCTGCTTGCGCAGCATTTCCTGGCGCAAATCGGAAGCAAGCTCAAACGAACACATCTCGCCTTTGAGCCACAATCGATGGCGCGGCTCCTCACCTACAACTGGCCCGGCAACGTGCGTGAGCTTCAAAATGTGATCGAACGCGCCGTGATTCTGTCCGGCTCCTCCCAAGTCACCGTAGACGAAATGTTGCTCCCTGTCGCGCAGGCCACCCACAGCCCTTCCAGCCATCAGCCGGTAAGCTTGGGCGATATGGAGCGTCACCACATCATCGAGGTGCTGGAAAGGACAAAATGGCGAATCTATGGCGAGCAAGGGGCCGCTCATCTACTGGGGCTCAACCCTGAAACGCTGCGGAGCCGCCTTAGAAAACTTGGCCTTCGACGGCCGGTCGCCATCTTGCCTGAACCCAGCACTCACCCCTAA
- the erpA gene encoding iron-sulfur cluster insertion protein ErpA: MITITAIAEEKIRELMREEKDTLGLRVYVKGGGCHGYQYGMAFESKMSDDDTVIEKGDVKVIMDSQSAPLLSGCEVDYVDSVQGSGFAIKNPQAKTTCGCGSSFSA, from the coding sequence ATGATTACCATTACAGCCATCGCAGAAGAAAAAATTCGAGAATTGATGCGTGAAGAAAAGGACACCCTGGGGTTGCGAGTCTATGTGAAGGGCGGGGGATGCCACGGTTATCAGTATGGGATGGCGTTCGAGTCCAAGATGAGCGACGACGATACGGTCATTGAAAAGGGCGACGTAAAAGTGATCATGGATTCACAAAGCGCTCCGCTGTTGAGTGGCTGCGAAGTCGACTACGTCGACAGCGTGCAGGGCTCGGGATTTGCAATCAAGAATCCACAAGCCAAGACGACCTGCGGATGCGGGAGCTCGTTCAGCGCTTAA
- a CDS encoding sterol desaturase family protein, which produces MDKVLYPYLLFWSIGLLCFLIEWRFPARPIPYRSVFWRDLIALGFYNVSFLVVLQVTDRIPIPNYMPAALYNLPTVVKLVLFYIVEDFGLYWAHRLMHTKPVWPIHRWHHFPTSLYWLAGIRATMPHIALFNLTYIIALPLLHEASGWAFQVIMVEHIIRNNWMHLNVTWRSSWLEWVFVTPRYHQIHHSSNPVHQMTNLGALLTVWDRLFGTYYNPDDVKGELSFGLGERVSTARLIIGV; this is translated from the coding sequence ATGGATAAGGTACTGTATCCCTATCTGTTGTTCTGGAGTATCGGCCTCCTGTGTTTTCTCATTGAGTGGCGATTTCCCGCACGTCCGATTCCCTACCGGTCTGTATTCTGGCGGGATCTGATCGCGTTGGGCTTCTACAATGTCTCGTTTCTCGTCGTGCTCCAGGTGACGGATCGGATTCCGATTCCGAATTACATGCCTGCTGCGCTGTACAATCTGCCGACGGTCGTCAAGTTGGTGCTCTTCTACATCGTCGAGGACTTCGGGCTCTATTGGGCGCATCGGCTCATGCATACCAAGCCGGTCTGGCCCATCCACCGATGGCACCATTTTCCGACCTCGCTGTACTGGCTTGCTGGAATCCGTGCCACGATGCCGCATATCGCCCTGTTCAACCTGACGTACATCATTGCGCTTCCCTTGCTGCACGAGGCGTCGGGATGGGCATTTCAGGTGATTATGGTCGAACACATTATTCGGAACAATTGGATGCATCTGAATGTGACTTGGAGATCCTCGTGGCTGGAATGGGTCTTCGTCACTCCGCGGTATCATCAGATTCATCACAGTTCAAACCCCGTCCATCAGATGACAAATCTCGGGGCGTTACTGACAGTTTGGGATCGCCTGTTCGGAACCTACTACAATCCGGATGATGTGAAAGGTGAGTTGTCCTTCGGTCTCGGCGAGCGAGTGTCTACGGCGAGGCTGATAATCGGAGTGTAG
- a CDS encoding thiamine pyrophosphate-dependent enzyme — translation MSLDYVKFTPGFEQFMPKEYRDMVEHGPFGKKTTVSQMGSFKEILEEHPMCAGCAMTLFIRLAIIAFPNPEDTITVGTAGCGRLAISQAAIPFVYGNYGDQNGVASGLSRGLRLRFGDKPKDVVVIAGDGGTADIGFQQVLHSWFRKERFTTIMLDNEVYGNTGGQESGMTTRGAVLKMAPLGKKFEKMDMVTMAKVAGCAYIATVVPNNPRRVESVIKKAVLIARDIGPTYVQAYTSCNIEYAIPTDKVMEDAKTVEDDRYKFTEYVSDEAKAYLAERYGYKEFMPKAVPASVTTA, via the coding sequence ATGAGTCTTGATTATGTAAAGTTCACACCCGGCTTTGAGCAGTTCATGCCGAAAGAATATCGGGATATGGTCGAGCATGGACCGTTCGGGAAAAAGACGACGGTGTCGCAGATGGGCAGCTTCAAGGAAATCCTGGAAGAGCATCCGATGTGTGCCGGCTGCGCGATGACTCTGTTCATTCGCTTGGCGATCATTGCGTTTCCGAATCCCGAAGACACCATTACCGTCGGGACGGCGGGTTGCGGAAGATTGGCGATTTCCCAGGCGGCGATTCCATTCGTGTACGGGAACTACGGCGACCAGAACGGCGTGGCCAGCGGTTTATCGCGGGGACTCCGGCTCCGGTTCGGCGATAAACCGAAAGATGTCGTGGTGATCGCGGGGGACGGTGGAACCGCCGACATTGGATTCCAGCAGGTGTTGCATTCCTGGTTCCGGAAGGAGCGCTTCACAACCATTATGTTGGACAACGAAGTGTACGGTAACACCGGCGGGCAGGAGAGCGGCATGACGACCAGAGGGGCCGTGCTGAAGATGGCTCCGCTCGGAAAGAAGTTTGAAAAGATGGATATGGTCACGATGGCCAAAGTTGCCGGATGCGCCTATATCGCTACGGTGGTGCCGAATAATCCGCGACGAGTGGAGAGCGTCATCAAGAAAGCCGTGCTGATTGCCCGGGACATCGGGCCGACGTATGTTCAGGCGTACACCTCGTGCAACATCGAGTATGCGATCCCGACTGACAAGGTCATGGAAGATGCCAAGACAGTCGAAGATGATCGGTACAAGTTCACCGAGTATGTCAGCGACGAAGCGAAGGCGTATCTCGCCGAGCGCTACGGGTATAAGGAATTCATGCCAAAGGCCGTGCCTGCTTCAGTCACGACGGCCTGA
- a CDS encoding transketolase C-terminal domain-containing protein has protein sequence MEPTSVIGTKNKKGQVFTDPRIMMREAPRTPSFYTGSEVIKEAIRRASIDVMIAYPITPQSEAAALIGELFAEGYIGDYFRGESEFAVMSQCAGAAFGGARVFTTTAGPGTMRAMENFPMWAGARLPIQCIVTCRGINSPLSIQPDTIEISYLMQTGMLVWHAETAQDFYDWILMGYMVSEEPEVHLPLALCCDGFFVTHTKDVVDLTPTDMCLPPYDPYRSPVPCMDMECPPVRMMRDPFIMKSNYISYATHASWQQEVWAAAERSRKHTIAWLNGLIETEDVDADVLIVTSGTAVSQGREAIRLLADEGIRVGLVKIKTLRPWPEEEIKEATKHATHIIVPEFNVIGWMAKEIKATIPRSERVIAGPRVCGGMTMPPEIIVEEIKRALGVRSGTLAGRG, from the coding sequence ATGGAACCCACATCCGTCATTGGAACCAAGAATAAAAAAGGCCAGGTCTTCACCGACCCCCGTATCATGATGCGGGAGGCGCCTCGTACGCCGTCGTTTTATACCGGCAGCGAAGTCATTAAAGAAGCCATCCGGCGCGCCAGCATTGACGTGATGATCGCCTATCCGATCACCCCACAAAGCGAAGCCGCTGCATTGATCGGCGAGCTGTTTGCCGAGGGCTACATCGGAGACTATTTCCGCGGGGAAAGCGAATTTGCCGTCATGTCGCAATGTGCAGGGGCCGCCTTCGGTGGGGCCCGTGTCTTCACGACGACGGCAGGACCCGGCACGATGCGGGCGATGGAAAACTTTCCCATGTGGGCGGGGGCCCGCTTGCCGATCCAATGCATCGTGACATGCCGGGGGATCAATTCCCCGCTGTCGATTCAACCGGACACCATCGAGATTTCCTATTTGATGCAGACAGGCATGCTCGTCTGGCATGCGGAGACGGCGCAAGACTTCTATGATTGGATTCTCATGGGCTACATGGTGTCGGAAGAGCCCGAAGTGCATTTGCCATTGGCACTCTGCTGCGACGGATTCTTTGTGACGCACACCAAAGACGTTGTCGATCTGACCCCGACGGATATGTGCCTGCCGCCTTACGACCCGTATCGCTCGCCGGTGCCCTGTATGGATATGGAATGTCCGCCGGTCCGGATGATGCGCGATCCGTTCATTATGAAAAGCAACTACATCAGTTATGCGACGCACGCGAGTTGGCAGCAGGAGGTCTGGGCTGCCGCAGAGCGGTCGCGAAAGCATACGATTGCCTGGTTGAACGGGTTGATCGAAACCGAAGACGTCGACGCCGACGTGCTCATTGTCACATCCGGCACCGCCGTGTCTCAGGGGCGCGAAGCGATTCGTCTCCTGGCGGATGAAGGCATTCGCGTGGGACTCGTCAAGATCAAAACGCTCCGGCCCTGGCCGGAAGAGGAAATTAAGGAAGCCACCAAGCACGCCACTCACATCATTGTGCCGGAATTCAATGTCATCGGGTGGATGGCGAAAGAGATCAAGGCGACCATTCCACGAAGTGAGCGTGTCATCGCCGGCCCGCGAGTGTGTGGCGGGATGACCATGCCGCCGGAGATCATCGTGGAAGAAATTAAGCGTGCGCTTGGGGTGCGTTCCGGCACGCTCGCGGGTCGCGGGTGA